One region of Chryseobacterium sp. C-71 genomic DNA includes:
- a CDS encoding DsbA family protein: MNNNPLLNCDYEKGVCEILETPADESSSAEFTTVKTDKIKIIYYTDPICSSCWGIEAQLRKFKLEYGDAVEIDYRMGGLLPSWDIYNSGGISKPSDVAGHWEEVSPHYKMPIDGGVWLEDPLNSSYPPSIAFKAAQMQDEKKAIVFLRILREMVFLDKLNITKDEHLEKAAALAKLDVAQWKEDYESKAQIEFKKDLDLGKQLGVRGFPTLIFVKDDEMLDVLYGFKPYAEFEKRVKKIDPDTKKKEYSADWQNLFAIYPTLTTQEFAVLSNTSFEKSQEFLLNLSTENKLERKKVKNGDLWILNSNSN, encoded by the coding sequence ATGAATAATAATCCTCTTCTTAATTGTGACTACGAAAAAGGTGTGTGCGAAATTCTTGAAACACCCGCTGACGAATCTTCTTCTGCTGAATTTACAACGGTAAAAACCGATAAAATCAAAATCATTTACTATACAGATCCTATCTGCTCGTCATGTTGGGGTATTGAAGCTCAGCTAAGAAAATTTAAATTAGAATATGGCGATGCTGTAGAAATTGATTATCGAATGGGCGGACTTTTACCTTCTTGGGACATCTACAATTCCGGCGGAATCAGCAAACCAAGCGATGTTGCAGGACATTGGGAAGAAGTAAGCCCGCACTACAAAATGCCGATCGACGGCGGAGTTTGGCTTGAAGATCCTTTAAACTCATCATATCCTCCATCCATCGCTTTCAAAGCAGCACAAATGCAGGATGAAAAGAAAGCTATCGTGTTTTTAAGAATTCTCCGTGAAATGGTTTTCTTGGATAAATTAAACATCACAAAAGATGAACACTTAGAAAAAGCAGCAGCGTTGGCAAAATTAGATGTTGCACAATGGAAAGAAGATTATGAATCTAAAGCTCAAATCGAGTTCAAAAAAGATTTGGATTTAGGGAAACAATTGGGCGTAAGAGGATTTCCTACTTTGATCTTTGTGAAGGATGACGAAATGCTGGATGTTCTGTATGGTTTTAAACCTTATGCAGAATTTGAAAAAAGAGTAAAAAAAATCGATCCTGATACTAAGAAAAAAGAATATTCTGCAGATTGGCAGAATCTGTTTGCGATTTACCCTACACTTACCACTCAGGAATTTGCAGTACTTTCTAATACTTCGTTTGAAAAATCTCAGGAATTTTTATTAAATCTAAGCACTGAAAATAAATTGGAGCGCAAGAAAGTTAAAAATGGTGATCTTTGGATTTTGAATTCAAATTCTAATTAA
- a CDS encoding pyridoxal-dependent decarboxylase encodes MYWEKISKSAIKQRVFDALNKNVNYLNGSVLGLPGTFLEQEQFYDFSFLKEAPFLSVLMKNPNHIGCHTYTKGEMYFSGTQQIEIDLLKICAEEIFNAPEFGYDGYVAPGGTEANIQAQWMYRNCFMQNANAKSSEIGVVFSEDAHYSVYKSANLLGICPISIKVNSDDRKIMLDDLKSKLQDSFEKGIRYLIVHLSMGTTMFGSVDEPQAFLDVVKQIFNNYYVHVDAAFGGFIYPFSSNDLDLTFKNPEISSITVDGHKMLQSPYGTGIFLCRKGLIEYVQTPEAAYVYGSDFTLCGSRSGANAVSMWMILMTHGSEGWKQQISGFIDLTNYVCEQLVEMNIKFYRNSVMNIVAISASDIDVEIAKQYFLVADNYNNPKWWKIVVMAHVTKDMIDSFLKDLKKTRKFVNLT; translated from the coding sequence ATGTACTGGGAAAAAATTTCAAAGTCTGCCATCAAGCAAAGAGTATTTGATGCATTAAATAAAAATGTTAATTACCTGAATGGATCTGTTTTAGGATTACCCGGAACGTTTTTAGAGCAAGAACAATTTTATGATTTTTCCTTTCTAAAGGAAGCCCCCTTTCTTTCAGTATTAATGAAAAATCCCAATCATATAGGTTGCCATACTTATACTAAAGGTGAAATGTATTTTTCCGGAACTCAGCAGATCGAGATAGATCTTTTGAAAATTTGTGCGGAAGAGATTTTTAATGCTCCAGAATTTGGATATGATGGCTATGTAGCACCTGGTGGAACGGAAGCAAATATACAGGCGCAATGGATGTATCGTAATTGCTTTATGCAAAACGCAAATGCAAAATCGTCTGAAATTGGGGTTGTCTTTTCAGAAGATGCGCATTATTCTGTTTATAAAAGTGCTAATTTGCTGGGTATATGTCCAATCTCTATAAAAGTGAATAGTGATGACAGGAAAATTATGTTGGATGACCTGAAAAGTAAATTGCAGGACTCATTCGAAAAAGGGATTCGCTATCTAATTGTGCATTTATCAATGGGAACTACGATGTTTGGAAGTGTGGATGAGCCTCAGGCGTTTTTAGATGTAGTCAAACAAATTTTCAATAATTATTATGTGCATGTAGATGCTGCTTTTGGTGGCTTTATTTACCCATTCTCGTCTAATGATTTAGATTTGACGTTTAAAAATCCAGAAATCAGTTCTATTACGGTAGATGGACACAAAATGTTACAATCTCCTTATGGAACAGGAATTTTTTTATGTAGAAAAGGACTGATAGAATATGTTCAAACTCCTGAAGCAGCTTATGTCTACGGCTCTGATTTTACTTTATGCGGTAGTCGCTCAGGAGCCAATGCTGTCTCAATGTGGATGATCTTAATGACGCATGGCTCGGAAGGTTGGAAACAGCAAATATCTGGTTTTATTGATCTCACAAATTATGTATGTGAACAATTGGTTGAGATGAATATAAAATTTTATAGAAATTCCGTAATGAATATTGTCGCTATTAGCGCTTCTGATATTGACGTAGAAATTGCGAAACAATATTTTTTAGTTGCTGATAATTATAATAATCCAAAATGGTGGAAAATAGTAGTTATGGCACATGTTACGAAAGATATGATAGATAGTTTTTTAAAAGATCTAAAAAAAACAAGAAAATTTGTTAATCTTACTTAA
- a CDS encoding tRNA-(ms[2]io[6]A)-hydroxylase: protein MFKLKLPTDPRWANIAEDNIQEILTDHAWCEQKAATNAIGLITMLPERPDIVTELLAIAQEELEHFGQVLEIIKKRGYTFGRTRKDDYVNELVNFIQKGGHRDTMIVDKMLFAAMIEARSCERFKVLTENIKDEELKKFYKELMISEANHYTTFIGFARELGEPEQVNKRWEEWLEYEAKIIKSYGNKETIHG, encoded by the coding sequence ATGTTTAAGTTGAAACTTCCTACCGACCCAAGGTGGGCAAACATTGCAGAGGATAACATTCAGGAAATTTTAACCGATCATGCATGGTGCGAGCAAAAAGCCGCTACCAACGCCATCGGGTTAATCACAATGCTTCCGGAACGTCCAGACATCGTGACGGAACTTTTGGCGATTGCACAGGAAGAACTTGAACATTTCGGTCAGGTTCTTGAAATTATCAAGAAACGTGGTTATACTTTTGGCCGTACCAGAAAAGACGATTACGTCAACGAATTGGTGAATTTCATCCAGAAAGGCGGTCACAGAGATACAATGATTGTTGATAAAATGCTTTTTGCAGCGATGATTGAAGCAAGAAGCTGTGAGAGATTTAAAGTTTTAACAGAAAACATAAAAGACGAAGAACTCAAAAAATTCTATAAAGAACTGATGATTTCTGAAGCTAATCATTACACAACATTTATAGGCTTTGCAAGAGAATTGGGCGAGCCAGAACAAGTGAACAAACGATGGGAAGAATGGCTGGAATACGAAGCCAAAATCATTAAATCTTACGGCAACAAAGAAACCATCCACGGCTAA
- a CDS encoding DNA adenine methylase, whose amino-acid sequence MLKNILPLIPDHRIYVEPFFGGGSVYRAKAPAPCEVIKMM is encoded by the coding sequence ATGCTGAAAAACATTTTGCCATTAATACCTGATCACAGGATATACGTTGAACCTTTCTTCGGAGGCGGTTCTGTGTATCGGGCGAAAGCTCCTGCTCCCTGCGAAGTCATTAAAATGATGTAA
- the rplU gene encoding 50S ribosomal protein L21 has protein sequence MFAIVEIAGLQYKVEQDQKLFVNRLKGDKGGKVSFDKILLTVNGAITVGAPAVSGITVEAEILDHVKADKVIIFKKKRRKGYEVKNGHRQSLTQIKITGITGFDSKKAEKPAKKTTKKADAESAE, from the coding sequence ATGTTTGCAATTGTAGAAATAGCAGGGCTTCAATATAAAGTTGAGCAAGACCAGAAGTTGTTTGTGAACCGTTTGAAAGGAGACAAAGGAGGAAAAGTATCTTTCGATAAAATCTTACTTACTGTAAACGGAGCAATCACTGTAGGCGCCCCAGCTGTAAGCGGTATCACTGTAGAGGCAGAGATCCTTGACCACGTAAAAGCTGATAAAGTAATCATCTTCAAAAAGAAAAGAAGAAAAGGTTATGAAGTTAAAAATGGTCACAGACAATCTTTAACTCAGATCAAAATCACTGGTATTACAGGATTTGACAGTAAAAAAGCAGAGAAGCCTGCTAAAAAAACAACTAAAAAAGCTGACGCTGAAAGCGCAGAATAA
- a CDS encoding IS3 family transposase, translating into MVKPATKREVVAYLVSEYPMNIRQACKSLNLERSSYYYHPKRKDDTDVIDCLNQLSEKHPSYGFKKMFHSLRNEGFGWNHKKVYRIYKKLGLNILRKRRRRLASRERQNLEVPEKYNEVWSMDFMSDSLFNSRRFRTLNIIDDHNRESIWIEAGLSIGAMHMTDLLEWIVKERGKPKAIRTDNDPEFTSSVFTNWCHKHRIEIRYIQPGKPVQNAFIERFNRSYRTEVLDARIFNNLIEVREITSDWMEHYNNNRPHESLGNLSPMQYLLKKENSPDANPNTEFSPFQQILPASTTE; encoded by the coding sequence GTGGTAAAGCCTGCCACAAAACGGGAAGTGGTTGCTTATCTGGTTTCAGAATATCCGATGAACATTCGGCAGGCGTGTAAATCTTTGAATTTGGAGCGAAGCAGCTATTACTATCATCCTAAAAGAAAAGATGATACGGACGTCATTGATTGCCTGAATCAACTTTCTGAAAAACATCCCAGCTATGGATTCAAGAAAATGTTTCACAGTCTTCGTAATGAGGGTTTTGGTTGGAATCATAAGAAAGTATATAGAATTTACAAGAAATTAGGACTGAATATTTTGAGAAAAAGAAGGAGAAGACTTGCTTCAAGAGAAAGACAAAACTTGGAAGTTCCTGAAAAATACAATGAAGTTTGGAGTATGGACTTTATGAGTGATTCTTTGTTTAACTCAAGACGATTCCGAACGTTGAACATTATTGATGATCATAACAGAGAATCGATTTGGATCGAAGCCGGGCTTTCCATCGGAGCGATGCATATGACCGATCTATTGGAATGGATTGTAAAGGAAAGAGGAAAACCAAAAGCAATACGAACAGATAATGATCCCGAGTTTACGAGTTCTGTTTTTACGAATTGGTGTCATAAACACAGAATTGAAATCCGGTACATTCAACCGGGGAAACCTGTTCAGAATGCTTTTATTGAAAGGTTCAACAGAAGCTATAGAACAGAGGTTCTGGATGCAAGAATCTTCAATAATTTGATAGAAGTACGGGAAATAACTTCTGATTGGATGGAGCATTACAACAATAACAGACCTCATGAAAGCTTGGGAAACCTATCTCCAATGCAGTATTTGTTAAAAAAGGAAAACTCGCCAGACGCTAATCCCAACACCGAGTTTTCTCCTTTTCAACAAATTTTGCCAGCATCAACAACAGAATGA
- a CDS encoding DNA adenine methylase produces the protein MRYTQIEQADGCKVIKSRDTENSFFYCDPPYINTNMGFYK, from the coding sequence ATGAGGTATACGCAAATAGAGCAAGCAGATGGTTGTAAGGTCATCAAAAGCAGAGACACCGAAAACAGCTTCTTTTACTGTGACCCGCCATATATAAACACTAATATGGGTTTTTACAAATGA
- a CDS encoding GLPGLI family protein has translation MKHIFSLVLTLLVTFNLSAQGNRFTYEYQFRIDSTKTDSLKKEFMNLDIFPTKSYFYGQAKFASDSITNNSIIEQRKSTPNSLSYSSTTEEWNVSYLIEKSYPSFKTTWLTNIEQTNMIVEETPVLKWNILPETQKIENCNCQKATANFGGRIWEAWFSKDLPFPDGPYKFHGLPGLIVKLEDKTKSHQFLLKGSKKLKAEDHSWDYILALEKEAKHEFEGVKVSPAQYKKLYMTYKNDPAKDIKLDLANPNNSMTVTTEGGKKLTNNAEIIKFFEESMAKKYKSVNNQLELNLHRK, from the coding sequence ATGAAGCATATTTTCAGTCTTGTTTTGACACTTTTAGTCACTTTTAATCTCTCAGCGCAGGGAAACCGTTTTACTTACGAATATCAGTTCAGAATTGATTCCACAAAAACCGACAGTTTAAAAAAGGAATTTATGAATCTCGATATTTTCCCGACGAAATCTTATTTTTATGGTCAGGCAAAATTTGCGAGTGATTCTATCACAAATAATTCAATCATTGAACAAAGGAAATCTACTCCTAATAGTTTAAGCTATTCTTCCACTACAGAAGAGTGGAATGTTTCATATTTGATAGAAAAGTCATATCCGAGTTTTAAAACGACATGGCTTACAAATATTGAACAGACCAATATGATTGTGGAAGAAACGCCAGTTTTAAAATGGAATATTCTTCCAGAAACTCAGAAAATTGAAAACTGTAATTGTCAGAAAGCGACTGCAAATTTTGGTGGAAGAATTTGGGAAGCTTGGTTTTCTAAAGATTTGCCTTTTCCGGATGGACCTTATAAATTTCACGGTTTACCTGGTTTGATTGTGAAATTGGAAGACAAAACAAAATCACATCAGTTTTTACTAAAAGGAAGCAAGAAACTGAAAGCTGAAGATCATTCGTGGGACTATATTTTGGCATTAGAAAAAGAGGCCAAACATGAATTTGAAGGAGTGAAAGTGAGTCCGGCTCAATATAAAAAATTATACATGACTTATAAAAATGATCCTGCAAAAGACATTAAACTTGATTTGGCTAATCCCAATAACTCTATGACGGTGACTACCGAAGGCGGCAAAAAATTAACCAATAATGCAGAAATTATAAAGTTCTTTGAAGAATCAATGGCTAAAAAATATAAATCAGTTAATAATCAGCTGGAATTAAATTTACACAGAAAGTAG
- a CDS encoding DUF5686 family protein, which translates to MMSTNQFKYGFLYISLFITSLFHAQNTANGKIVDNKNNKEISAVEIFINDSNTPILTTTSGSFSVQSDSIIYKLKFQKKNYALESVDITTDKNSNLIIKLSSEKVSSIEEVVIHNEKTKFKNKKENPAYRIMQEVWKRKRNNGLDKFDTYTYKEYEKIQFDANNLDSAFMHRKIFNKLDFIFDYADSTARGKMALPIFLNESIYNHFGENKPNKKTKKLLVAQKTSGFQDNQVIAITAKNLYRDINIYDNTLNYFDIGFPSPVGTDGFSTYDYNLTDTVSIRGEQAYKIRYQPRRTEVLAFQGYLFIDTDSYAVLEASLKSTNKINVNFINSISTELEYDNPDDETFLPKKYVTEIEMTPFSKKKSAKSIIAKRSVDYSEYDFNKPLADTIFTRRKEEYDDRFVDKDDAFWVKARPDSLSKQEKGVYEMLDKLQQTPKFNRILKLTETLASRYYNVTKGIDLGPITSVYGKNDVEGDRIRLGARTYFGQNDPWRVEFYNAYGFKDQQFKYGVEGRYMFNRVNRFMIGGGTKRDITQLGVQLTTEDGILSRSFASSTVFARGENASLSSVNQTSFFTSIEPWKNFQIRVDGTMQSIKSANPSGFSLMYYRNGVLRKTTIDSHVTVSLIARPGATFSQTGVDRYEHGTLAPTIVLKYTRGIDGLFNADFNYNKLQFMFYKPVLLGSWGKTFLNFEAGKNFDTVPLALQNIIPGNQSYGIVPNTFAQLNYYEFVADTYSTLHIEHHFNGKILSFIPLIKKLKLREVAFIRGAYGSLSDASKNINVENLKYSAPDQQIYYEYGFGIENIGFGNIRIFRVDFNWRGNYLDRPDASKFGIKAGFQFGF; encoded by the coding sequence ATGATGTCAACCAATCAATTTAAATACGGTTTCCTTTATATTTCCCTTTTTATAACCAGTCTTTTTCATGCCCAAAACACAGCAAACGGAAAGATTGTAGATAACAAAAACAACAAAGAAATCAGCGCCGTTGAAATCTTTATCAACGATAGCAATACTCCCATTCTTACTACTACTTCAGGAAGCTTCAGCGTACAGTCTGACAGCATTATTTATAAACTTAAATTTCAGAAAAAAAACTATGCTTTAGAAAGCGTAGATATCACTACAGACAAAAACAGCAATCTGATCATTAAATTATCTTCTGAAAAAGTAAGCAGCATCGAAGAAGTTGTTATCCACAACGAGAAAACAAAATTTAAGAATAAGAAAGAAAATCCCGCATACCGAATCATGCAGGAAGTCTGGAAGCGTAAAAGAAATAACGGTCTCGATAAATTCGACACGTATACTTACAAAGAATACGAGAAGATTCAGTTTGATGCCAACAATCTTGACAGTGCTTTCATGCATAGAAAAATCTTCAACAAATTAGATTTTATCTTTGATTACGCCGATTCTACAGCAAGAGGAAAAATGGCGTTACCTATTTTCTTAAACGAATCTATCTACAACCATTTTGGCGAAAACAAACCGAACAAGAAAACAAAAAAACTTTTAGTTGCTCAAAAAACTTCCGGATTTCAGGATAATCAGGTGATTGCGATTACCGCTAAAAATCTTTATCGTGATATCAATATTTACGATAATACTTTAAATTATTTCGACATTGGATTTCCGAGTCCGGTGGGAACGGATGGTTTTAGCACGTATGATTACAATTTGACCGACACAGTTTCCATTCGTGGAGAACAAGCCTATAAAATACGTTATCAACCGAGAAGAACTGAGGTTTTAGCCTTTCAGGGATATCTTTTCATTGATACAGATTCTTATGCGGTTTTAGAAGCCAGCTTAAAGTCGACCAATAAAATCAATGTCAATTTCATCAATTCCATTTCAACAGAACTGGAATATGACAATCCTGATGATGAAACATTTTTACCTAAAAAATACGTCACTGAAATTGAAATGACGCCTTTCTCAAAAAAGAAAAGTGCCAAAAGCATTATTGCCAAACGTTCTGTAGACTATTCTGAATATGATTTTAATAAACCTTTAGCAGACACTATTTTCACAAGAAGAAAAGAAGAGTATGATGACCGTTTTGTTGATAAAGATGATGCTTTTTGGGTAAAAGCAAGACCAGATTCGCTTTCAAAACAGGAAAAAGGAGTTTATGAAATGCTGGACAAGCTGCAACAAACGCCTAAATTCAACAGAATTTTAAAACTGACAGAAACATTAGCTTCAAGATATTACAATGTTACAAAAGGGATTGATTTAGGCCCCATCACCTCTGTTTACGGGAAAAATGATGTGGAAGGTGACAGGATACGATTGGGAGCAAGAACCTACTTTGGGCAGAATGACCCTTGGAGAGTTGAATTTTACAACGCTTATGGTTTTAAAGACCAACAATTCAAATATGGCGTTGAAGGACGATATATGTTTAATAGAGTCAACCGTTTTATGATTGGAGGAGGAACAAAAAGAGACATCACACAACTTGGAGTTCAATTGACCACAGAAGACGGAATTTTATCACGTTCTTTCGCATCTTCAACCGTTTTTGCGAGGGGAGAAAACGCTTCATTAAGTTCAGTTAACCAAACGAGTTTTTTCACCTCTATTGAACCTTGGAAAAACTTTCAAATACGAGTTGACGGAACGATGCAAAGCATTAAATCTGCCAATCCATCAGGATTTAGTTTGATGTATTACAGAAATGGTGTATTAAGAAAAACCACGATTGATTCACACGTTACCGTTAGTTTAATTGCAAGACCAGGCGCTACTTTTTCCCAAACCGGAGTTGACCGTTACGAACACGGAACTTTGGCACCGACGATCGTTTTAAAGTACACAAGAGGTATTGATGGATTATTTAATGCTGATTTCAATTATAATAAATTGCAGTTTATGTTTTACAAACCTGTCCTTCTTGGAAGTTGGGGGAAAACGTTTCTGAATTTTGAAGCCGGTAAAAACTTTGACACCGTTCCTTTGGCGTTACAGAATATTATTCCCGGGAACCAGTCGTACGGAATTGTTCCGAATACTTTTGCTCAGTTGAATTATTATGAATTTGTAGCTGACACCTATTCTACCCTTCATATCGAACATCATTTTAACGGTAAAATCCTTTCATTCATTCCTTTAATCAAGAAACTGAAGCTAAGAGAAGTTGCTTTCATAAGAGGTGCTTACGGATCTTTGAGCGATGCTTCAAAAAATATCAATGTTGAAAATTTAAAATATTCTGCACCAGATCAGCAGATTTACTACGAGTACGGATTTGGGATTGAAAACATTGGTTTCGGAAACATCCGAATTTTCCGTGTAGATTTCAACTGGAGAGGAAATTACCTTGACCGTCCGGATGCTTCTAAGTTTGGAATTAAGGCTGGGTTCCAGTTTGGATTTTAA
- the rpmA gene encoding 50S ribosomal protein L27, which translates to MAHKKGVGSSKNGRESHSKRLGVKIFGGQDAIAGNIIIRQRGTQHHPGNNVGMGKDHTLHALVDGKVVFRKKANNRSYVSIEPNA; encoded by the coding sequence ATGGCACACAAGAAAGGAGTTGGTAGTTCCAAAAACGGTAGAGAATCTCATTCTAAAAGATTAGGTGTGAAGATTTTCGGTGGACAAGACGCTATTGCTGGTAACATTATTATCAGACAAAGAGGTACTCAGCACCACCCAGGTAACAATGTGGGTATGGGTAAAGATCACACTTTGCACGCACTTGTTGACGGTAAAGTAGTTTTCAGAAAGAAAGCAAACAACAGATCTTACGTATCTATTGAGCCAAACGCATAA
- a CDS encoding acyltransferase family protein produces MNRDLYIDFAKGLATLSIIFIHTAFWSGQFYILPEVRVFSLVFDVALFYALSGITSGSNIEKTLYRLLKLQITYMIFVTFLFFLDYFFKIFGLTFFSLEWLQSFYSTFGSKYSATSISTAPQWQNLGNWYLHEYSNADTFPVVMGSFWYLKVYFILTVFGVLILRFFPKHVNWFIGICVALTLLFNIFPEIYPSGQVGYVAFYMTVFLIGNRMRGKTIPAKIIPVLYGLVTASLVWLFWYFGDEVFFKINKKKFPPQTAYIIWTFFSLTTLFVLYNRLKITKKNFVTHIGKNAIFFYFGQGISSSLVYFLVVPIKESMPWWILMVIIYIINVILAFIIATGLKKFDALGWNVLEFLRKKTAQ; encoded by the coding sequence ATGAACAGAGATCTCTACATCGATTTTGCGAAAGGTTTAGCCACGCTTTCCATTATATTTATTCACACGGCATTTTGGTCGGGACAGTTTTACATCCTTCCGGAAGTACGTGTGTTTTCCTTAGTTTTTGACGTTGCCCTTTTCTATGCTTTAAGCGGAATAACTTCAGGATCGAACATCGAAAAAACCCTTTACAGACTCCTAAAACTACAAATCACCTACATGATTTTTGTAACGTTTCTGTTCTTTTTAGATTATTTCTTTAAAATTTTCGGGCTCACCTTTTTCTCTCTCGAATGGCTTCAGAGCTTCTACTCTACTTTTGGTTCAAAGTATTCGGCAACGAGTATTTCAACAGCACCGCAATGGCAGAATTTAGGAAACTGGTATCTCCATGAATATTCAAATGCCGACACTTTTCCGGTGGTAATGGGAAGTTTCTGGTACTTAAAAGTTTATTTTATATTAACAGTTTTCGGAGTTTTAATTTTAAGATTTTTTCCGAAACACGTCAATTGGTTTATCGGAATTTGCGTTGCTTTAACTCTATTATTTAATATTTTCCCTGAAATATATCCAAGCGGACAAGTTGGCTATGTCGCTTTTTACATGACAGTTTTCCTTATCGGAAATAGAATGCGGGGCAAAACAATTCCTGCAAAAATAATTCCTGTGCTTTATGGTTTGGTGACAGCATCTTTGGTCTGGCTGTTTTGGTATTTTGGAGATGAAGTGTTTTTTAAAATCAACAAAAAGAAATTCCCTCCGCAAACTGCATACATCATTTGGACTTTCTTTTCACTGACGACTTTATTTGTTTTGTACAACCGATTAAAAATTACAAAAAAAAATTTCGTCACGCATATCGGTAAAAATGCTATTTTCTTCTATTTCGGACAGGGAATCAGTTCGTCGTTGGTTTACTTTCTGGTCGTTCCGATAAAAGAATCGATGCCTTGGTGGATTTTAATGGTTATAATTTATATCATTAATGTGATTTTAGCTTTCATTATTGCAACAGGTTTAAAGAAATTTGATGCTTTGGGATGGAATGTTTTAGAATTTTTACGTAAAAAAACCGCTCAGTAA
- a CDS encoding transposase gives MRTSKFTDSQILAILKEYDSGQTAKELSRKYGFHYQTLHDWKKKFSGINSTKELAKIKELESENNRLKKMFANLSLEHEALKDVLSKKW, from the coding sequence ATGAGAACGAGCAAATTTACAGACAGCCAAATTTTGGCTATTTTAAAGGAGTATGATTCGGGACAGACTGCAAAAGAATTGTCTCGGAAATATGGATTTCATTATCAGACTTTGCACGATTGGAAAAAGAAATTCAGCGGGATTAATTCTACCAAAGAACTGGCAAAAATTAAAGAACTGGAATCAGAGAATAATCGCTTGAAAAAGATGTTTGCCAACCTTAGTTTGGAACATGAAGCACTGAAAGACGTACTCTCAAAAAAGTGGTAA
- a CDS encoding GIY-YIG nuclease family protein, producing MYYIYILFSETADKFYIEYTQSPKERLLKHNEQGDFNTFTRKFRPWKIVALFEVSDDKTLAIKIERFIKKQKSRKFIEMLCDENSQLTGILAQLVRVPNFRD from the coding sequence ATGTATTATATCTATATTTTGTTCTCAGAAACTGCTGATAAATTCTACATCGAATATACACAATCTCCGAAGGAACGGCTTTTGAAACATAACGAGCAGGGAGATTTCAACACATTTACCAGAAAATTTCGCCCTTGGAAGATCGTGGCACTTTTTGAGGTTTCCGATGACAAAACTCTTGCAATAAAAATTGAACGGTTTATCAAAAAACAAAAATCCAGAAAATTTATAGAAATGCTTTGTGACGAAAACTCACAACTCACAGGTATTTTAGCTCAGTTGGTGAGAGTCCCGAACTTTCGGGATTAA
- a CDS encoding DUF502 domain-containing protein — protein sequence MKKLTFENITNFFLKNFFQGLLIIGPIGLTIFVIWYVISSVDNIIPSVAKQIPGLVFVSTILATALLGYLGNKFVVGRFFVDAIDRILERTPGIKHIYSPTKDVMSSFVGDKKKFSDPVWVKTNENPEIWRIGFLTQKDMSDVHKHDFVAVYLPHSYAISGWVIITAEKNIKPVVGMTAATAMKFAVSGGVAGFHSDDNVFKAPE from the coding sequence TTGAAAAAACTTACTTTTGAAAATATTACCAATTTTTTCCTGAAAAACTTCTTTCAGGGATTATTAATCATCGGCCCTATCGGGTTGACGATTTTTGTGATTTGGTATGTGATTTCATCTGTTGATAATATTATTCCTTCTGTTGCCAAACAAATTCCGGGATTGGTTTTTGTTTCTACAATTCTTGCAACAGCTTTATTAGGATATCTGGGAAACAAATTTGTGGTCGGCCGATTTTTTGTGGATGCCATTGACCGCATTTTAGAACGAACTCCCGGTATTAAACATATTTATTCGCCTACAAAAGATGTGATGTCTTCATTCGTGGGTGATAAGAAAAAATTCAGCGATCCTGTCTGGGTAAAAACCAATGAAAATCCCGAGATCTGGAGAATTGGTTTTCTCACACAGAAAGACATGTCTGACGTCCACAAACATGATTTCGTTGCGGTATATCTTCCGCATTCTTATGCAATTTCCGGTTGGGTCATTATAACCGCAGAAAAAAACATCAAACCCGTAGTGGGAATGACTGCAGCCACAGCAATGAAATTTGCGGTAAGCGGTGGTGTGGCAGGTTTTCATTCAGACGACAACGTATTTAAAGCTCCAGAGTAG